The genomic window TACATAGTTCATAGAGTAGAAATGAGAAAAGAGGCAGGTAAAGGAGAAAAGGTTTATCAGAAACTTTGTTAATTTATGAAAAAGTTTGAAAGTGAATCAGAAGCTGACACAGAGGGAAGAAGAAACAGATGAAACCATCAAAACAGGCTCAAAATAAATAACAGTAAATACTTCCAGTCTCATACAGATTCTGCTGCTTTCTCCACCACTATAACACTCCTTTTTACCCTCACCTCAgagttcccctcctctcctgttgaCACCTGCACCACCTGGATTTCCACCCCTGCCTCTTTCAGCCTCACAACATCCTCCTCACACATCTCTGTCATCACCTCATCCTCCATCCCCAGAGGCGCCTGCTCCATTGCCACAACATCCACGGGCTCCACAGTAACATGCTCCACATGCATGCTATCCTCGAGCAAGATGGCCTCGTCATGCGTCCCAATGGTGATGCCAATGTTTGGGTCAGCAATGAGCTCCTGGACGCCGTGAGCTTCAGTGAAGTGGACTTGTAGGTCTTGGGGCTGGGTGAACCATAAGTCACACATGGTGCAGTGGTTAGGCTTGTCTCCTGTATGGGTCACCAGGTGGTCCTTGAACAAGTCCCAGCAGTTGAAAACACTGTTGCATACCTGAGACAATTTTTTGGGGTAAAGTCAGAAAATTTGAAAGAGGGATAGACAACACCTTTGTTGTACGAAAAAGTCTGTACTTCTTAAAAAACGTTTGAAATTTGCAACAAGGTTACACATGTTCACATACCTGACATTCATAAAGCTTCTTGCGGCCCTTCTTGGCCCCAGAGCCATTTTGACAAGCTGTCATGTGACATTTCAGTGTGCTGTTTCGGGCGAAGCGCTCATGGCAGTCAGGACACTCATAGGGCTTCTCACCTGCACATGGGTCCAATCGGAGTACACAACCGTCACCATATATTGTGTTATACTCACAtatactaatacacacacacaaacataattaTGCTTGCTGTAAAATTATTCTTAAAAATGTAACTTACAGTTTAGGAATAAACAAACAGATGATTTTGTGTTATCTTTTTAAGAGAGTGGGATGATTTTGCCAAAGGTTTTGTGGCCAACATCCATGCATTGTTTGTTAATAAAGAAGGACAATCGGTACTCTTCCCTGGTTTGTAATCACTCTCACCGGTGTGCTTCCGCAAGTGCTCCTTAAAATGTCCAAAATGGTCAAACTGTTTGTCGCAGTACTCGCAAGTGTGCAGTTTCTTCTGAGGCTTCTGACCTCGAGATAGCTCCTCTGCCTCAAAGTGAAACGTGTTGATGTGCTGTTTGAGTGCCCCTTCTCGCGTGTAGGCCTTCCCGCAGTGTCTGCACACGTGTGGCTTGTCCAGTGAGATAACATGCGCTCGCATGTGCTGTTTGAGGTGGTAGTAGAGCTTGAAGCTGCGGTCACATTTATTGCAGCGGAACATGTTGTCTAGCTGGGAGATCTGGACTTCCACCACTTCCACATTCTCTAGAACTTTTGAGTCTGCCACAGTCTCCTCCTGGTATACCAGCTCCTGGGAGAAAAATACACCAATACACCACATTGTTAGTTTGTCAATGAACCAACACAGCTATTTCCACAATGCTGTATTCATGAACTACATTAACTACTATTAAAAGCTACTATTATAattttaaataaatactttCTATACATTTCGATACTTAAACAAATATGATAGAAGCAAAATTCCAGCAGGTGCGGTACCTCTGGATCCTCCTTCTTCACTAAATGCAGTGATGTTTCCCCCTGTTGGTACTTGCTGGTGATGTCAGCAAGCAGTGCTAACGCAGAATCATCTGAGGCCTGCTGGGCGTTCCTGGCTGCATCCACCACCTCTTCTagcccagcctcctccacctcgaTGGCCCCCTCTCCAATCACCTCTATCTCTACCTACCAGGAATAGAAGCTGGGGTCACCACAGAAATTCAGATTATGAAAACAGACATCTAAGAAAACACCAACTAAAGCCGGGATTACACCGGGCGCCTCTGCGGCTCACTGAGGTTTTGTTCCGTCCTCCACGCGGCGTCAACTCACACCgggttgggttagggtaggTAATGTTGGTGAGAATAACTTTTTGCAGTATTTGCTTAAATAAACTTGACATCTTGATAGCTATCAATAAATCTAAAAGATTGACAGTATAATGAAATCAATCCAATATCTGTGGGCGttacaggactgtaataaatacgaccaatcattaaggtcGGACCGGCACTAATGATTAGACGGCATTCGGACTGAATGAAATGATTGGACGGAttacttgtctgtctacctaccttccggcagtagtcaggcagcacgttcatgtgttttgggagagtggctttgaagggacaGGGTGGGATATTTTAGTTTTAATCCTTTCGAACTCTAGCTAAAATTGCTAGGTTATTAAAATGTACCTACCCTACCTTTAATTGTGTTTATTGTTATGTCCTACTTTGTTGTGCTGTAGCCGTAAACAAAATTAATACACTTAAAAGTACAGTTATGAATGACATAGTTAAAAGATTTGTAGCTGTAGTCGTTAAAAATACATTCATCCTCAATTATTTTGTATCTATATTTCACTGTAAACTCTGCGGCTTGGACTAGGCATCCATAAAAAATAGACAAGCTACCTATCTTTAGCAAAGCAGAGTGGAGAGCCACTTCTAGGATGCTTCTGAAATGCAACGCGGTGTATCTGGTGGACACACAAGCATTGACTAGAGTGCCCGCAATCATCTCTGGTGGCTGTCGGAGCCGTAAATATAGGTCTACATTATATGGCCAGGCCAAATGTATGTGGACAATTCTTTCGTGGCTGTGTCTATAGAAAAGCCTGCCCAGAAAATGCGCATAATTTAAAAATGAAAGTAGGTGTCCATATGAGCAGGTGTCATAGTTTTGTCCATTTAGTGTACAGAATTATTAATGTAGCTAATGGCTGATTATTCAACCTGAAAAACTCCACCCAAATAATGGATGTTATCAAGAATTAAGAAAAGTTGTAAAAGTAAGCCATCACCAGCAGTTTGCCCATCTCTAACCTGCTCAGTCTCCACTGAGGGCAGAGTCTCGGTGATGACGTTTGATGTTTCGGAAATCTTCCTCTTCATTGAATTGCTCTTCCCCATCAATGGCTGGGAAGGACTAAAGTTGGAGCTGTCACTTACCCTACAATTAGAGAATGGAGAGGAAGTGGGTCAATACCAAACTTAATTAAGCTAAAATGAAAACCTGTGAAAAACTATCGAtaacaaataaaacattttcacaTACAACTGGAAATTAACAAATTATATTCCTCCTGACAAGCTACATTACACAAataatagatatatatatatgtagaaTATATTCTACTTAAACAGTATACGGTTGTGGTCCTACCTGTTGTTGAGAGCCTTGATGGCCCCCTGCATCTGGAGGTATTCTGCTGCCTTCCAAACGTCGCTAACCTCCTCTTGCCCACTGACAACCAGGGTTGCAGTGTAGGTGAACTCCATCAACTGCCTGAAGGCCGAGTTACTCACTCCTGTCAGACAATGATGAGACATAGTACACATGACTATCTTTTGGAAATAAAGATATATAAAAAATTATGGGCTATTCCCTCAAATGTAATTCTAGCTGTATTACCTAGAGAGCATTTAAATTATAGCCAAAAGTTTATTGAATATAATTGTCATTGTTTAAATATAGTTTAAAAGATTGTGAATGGAACACAAACTACCATTGAAAATTCAAACTAAAACTTTTTCAGACTAACTTTTTTAAATTGACACGATTGGGGGGTTGAAcaagtgatgaaaataaatatttatatatatttttttattaaataggACGCCGACACCTGACTTCCCGGCAGAATGCTTGCAAACGGCAGAGTGTCACCGGCCCCCCACACGGATTAGGAAACGAGGGGCGAGAGGCGGCATTCGCCGGCGCATTCGAGCGAGAAGCACAAAGCCGCCGCTCCCCACAATCATTCTCTCCAACATAAGATCACTGAGAAATAAGATCGACAAGCTTCTTGCGTCTGCACAATACATTTACGAGTACAGAGACAGCTGTCTTCTATGCTTCTCTGAAACTTGGCTAAACACTTCAGTAAACAATGACAGTCTGGCACTTCCGGGTTTTGGGACACCGGTGCGTCTGGATAGAGATCCCTTAGCAACAGGGAAGACAATAGAGAATGCGAAGTTGACGTCACGCCACGTTGAATTCTGGGTAAATGGCAAAACCGTTTTGTTTGGGCGCCATCTTGTGAGTTCAACGGACATACAACATACATCAGTGGGCGTCTTAATCAGCACATTTAGAGGCATCAAACATTTCCAGGGAGGGCCTCTGTACTGATCCGAATTAGGTCATCGGTGGTGGATGGGTTCAAACCGTGTTTTTACAGTCAATGGTTCAAACTAATCGTTAATGGAAAATGTAGTTGTTATGTTGTATTCGCAACAGTCGGCGCTCTTGGTTTTCTGCATGCCCTGCCCCTGCGGCAGACAGAAGGGGACTTAGTTGGGGGGTTAATTTTGTTCACGGAAGCATTGTTTAAGTTTCTATTGTTGAACTCGTGTTTATTTTGATATGTGTAGTGTTGGATGTTAGTTTGCTTAGTTCGATTGTTCACACTGAGGgtgaaggttagctagctagatcgcTAGCCAGGCTGTTACAGCGCAGGGCAGATGCAGTAGGCTATCGCAGGATGCAGCCTATGAGGTTTATCCAAGTCACGATTATTGCTAGTTGAAAGGACTAAACGTTTCCCATTGCAAATAATGGTTTGAGTATTTTCGAGTTCTACCACCTCTTTTCACGTAACTGACAGCTGCAAtacgttaaagatcctgtaaagtcaattccatgatttgcttctcagtacattatatacgtgtgaaatgagtgaaatgactgaaagcatgtgcaaagcgctaaaactttgtcgcaccgaaatgtgtagttagaccgtaaaacagtttctcttccgttttcagatcaggttttaatgggcagggccaaaaagttacccatctacgtcatttcaacccatctacgtcagatcactgactgctgtactgttattgtagcctacatcagctagctaactagctagcttcaggatgtctccctccacctgcatctttcctggatgcaaaaacttcagctgcgctgcagcactatttaatttccctattgatgaggaaaggaaaaataggtggattgattttgtgaagagccacgctgatggaaagcttcggataaactccaacagccgcctctgcagtggataagagagtctgctaaattactaaatgcagtgaccatttcacggcagatagttttaacatggaccagagacagacagggttcgcggacacacggcttctgttgcagcgcagagccgtaccgagcatcgccctcccggccgttcctcctccggttgcACCTGGACAAtgcaccgccgccagcagttcatcactctgttctgtgtgcttgttataattatactagacaacttttccagaggtatctctgctatgagttagtgcaaaccgctaaattgatattaggctagtcggtgtagaatgatggtattttggtgaaatggtagctatgtgttagaagtagcctagttggagagctcactggctgctgtctctggtgtccatttttactgttacagctcaggggaacatttcagaatcaaaattcggtttattcgccatgtatgttatacaaacacggaatttactgtggcagggaggtgcaaaacactaaacatatacagatcttaaattaagtaaaagtacaaaagtttaactatttctaagaactaaacaatctaagaatacaacaatttaaatataaaataaaatatatataaaaacaagaataatgagcagcgtgaatggtcaacatagtgcaatcggatactgagataaagtggcttatgcatactgaaattgccattagatggacttataatagttaaataagtgaatgaatgtcaatgggagtccttggccttgttgaagaggccagtagcagatggaaagaaactgttcttatgtcgtgaggttttggtcatgatggaccgcagccttctgccagaggggagtagctggaacagggagtgaccagggtgggaggggtcggccacaatcttccttgcacgcctcagggtcctcgaggtgtgcaggtcctcgagggtaggcagattgcagccgatcaccttctcagcagtgcggatgatacgctgcagtctgctcgtCCTTGGCAgaggcagcagcgtaccagacggtgatggaagaggtgaggatggactcaatgatggctgtgtagaagtgcaccatcattgtctttggcaggttgaatttctttagctgccgtaggaagtgcatcctctgttgtgcttttttggtgagggagctaatgttcagttcccacttgaggtcctgggagaggatggtgcccaggaagcggaaggactgcacagtgttgactggggagtcgcacagggtgatgggggtgagtggggctgtattcttcctgaagtccacaaccatctccactgtcttaagagcattgagctccaagttgttctggctacaccaggtcaccaggttgtcagcttcccacctatagtcagactcatccccgtcagagatgagcccaatgagggtggtgtcgtccgcaaacttcagaagtttgacagacggatgactggaggtgcagctgttggtgtacagggagaagagcagaggggaaaggacgcagccctgaggagatccggtgctgatggaccgggagtcagagacttgtgttcccagcttaacgcactgcttcctgtcagacaggaagtctgtgatccacctgcaggtggagtcgggcacgttcagctgggagagcttgtcctgaagcagggcagggatgatggtgttgaaggcagagctgaagtccacaaacaggatcctggcataggatgctggggagtccaggtgctgtagggtgaagtggagggccatgttaacggcgtcatccacagatctgttggctctgtaggcaaactgcagtgggtccaggaaagggtctgtgatttatatgcatctgtatgtttcactcattgaacaaataaattctaattctatacggttttgttcggcttgacgtagcgtccattatctgggtcggaggtaggcagcgaggggcggagcttcagctccttcaggcgacacgcccccccagtctcaagcagagaagactgctgattttttcacgatttcgaggcctaatttaacatacttgtctgtgttattttttcattcgaatttggatgggtagttaataacacattctgtggtgtggcgaacttaaaactagtTTTCAGGACCACTTTACAGGATATTTAAAACCATAGACGGTATGTCTATGGTTAAAACGTGCTCGCACCTGTGCGCCCAAATACCATGCTTGCACACATATTTTTGGGCGCACTGTAGTAGAGCCAATATGTATGATTATTTAAGGGAAATCATGagaaaacaataacatttcacGCATCAATGTTTACAATAATCTCCGTCCGTAGGCTACATCTTCATTTTCAACCACTTTTATTAGACAACTTAGTGCATATGAAATTTCGATTTATGAAATTTCgagacctacggtctcggttaacaaacgttttaacaaatctcggtttacaaaggcgtttgcagacctgtcgaggagtaaacatttgctgtttcttatatactacaacaatacgtgggaagatcccaaatcaaacacgtcgaatctggagcagacgccatgttgtcagagcaatcagctgcacttgcactggtgacgtcactacatcgccaaggcaacatatcaacaacatcaattcgtcttctgtctgcttcagatacttctttaaaacgggaagcgattgcggggcgtttgcggacctgtgcagaaaccatatttggttgttttagttttttggggggcaatttaggctactttgttgccgagcagatgccacgttgttaaggtcaatggctacatctccaaggcaaccgcttgttgctaggtccgtaaaaacgtttatttacctctgcgaactttcaggaggtattgATTTGATTCACATGACGTCACTGTAGCTTTGCGCCGCCATGTTACCTACATACTCGGCCTTAGAAATGCCTGCAATATGCCTGATTTTTAATAAGTTaatcttggtgaattctgctcagGTCAAGGAGGACAGCATTTAAGAGAGAACGCGATTcccattgatctgtcgcatcagaattttgatttgggtcacgaaagtcttgcaatttgagtgagaatgcgtCGCCCGCATAGtagtaggcggcagccatgccttGGTCCCccggttttgacgttagcctcagagtcagactcgggcactcactggcagtgttcacaatgttgtatttcactccattcgaCACaacaaacgtcagggaggactgcttttggtAGATATGAGCCTaccgaagatagccagaatattggatttctttaaccgagcctgtttcattcgtcatttgcctgagaaagcgacctccgttagccaggctagttttgcccgtttcactaggtcaggctatttaaaggttttGGACAAATGGCTTTTGTGCATAGAAcgtaagtgcctcaaaaagttaatgtcaagccctgcatCTGACATTAAAGAACATTGTCAAGATTAATGACAGCTAGCCGTGAGCTTAAGTGGCACTAAGAtgagtgctagctagctgttagccaCTTAGCTAACAACTCGCTACCTAGTCAGAGTAAACTGCAccaaaaacatacatttgattTCTTTCAAATAATAAATAACTTTCCCATGATTAAATATAAGTCCTTGGTGGCCATGTGCCGCACTTTCACGTCATTCACCCATCCAGCCACAGCATATTGATAAACATCCGTACTCTTGAAAGCCTTCAAGCTATCCCCACTGTATGGGGAGGGTTATGTACAAGATAAATGTTTATAGCTAGCTCTGTCATGGTAAGCCAATTGGGACAAGCCTGGGGCAGAT from Osmerus eperlanus chromosome 28, fOsmEpe2.1, whole genome shotgun sequence includes these protein-coding regions:
- the znf131 gene encoding zinc finger protein 131 isoform X2; amino-acid sequence: MMAEETEVDSGSEFPAHYKVMLDKLNEQRQLDQFTDITLIVDGHQFRAHKAVLAACSQFFHKFFQDFTQEPLVEIEGVSNSAFRQLMEFTYTATLVVSGQEEVSDVWKAAEYLQMQGAIKALNNRVSDSSNFSPSQPLMGKSNSMKRKISETSNVITETLPSVETEQVEIEVIGEGAIEVEEAGLEEVVDAARNAQQASDDSALALLADITSKYQQGETSLHLVKKEDPEELVYQEETVADSKVLENVEVVEVQISQLDNMFRCNKCDRSFKLYYHLKQHMRAHVISLDKPHVCRHCGKAYTREGALKQHINTFHFEAEELSRGQKPQKKLHTCEYCDKQFDHFGHFKEHLRKHTGEKPYECPDCHERFARNSTLKCHMTACQNGSGAKKGRKKLYECQVCNSVFNCWDLFKDHLVTHTGDKPNHCTMCDLWFTQPQDLQVHFTEAHGVQELIADPNIGITIGTHDEAILLEDSMHVEHVTVEPVDVVAMEQAPLGMEDEVMTEMCEEDVVRLKEAGVEIQVVQVSTGEEGNSEVRVKRSVIVVEKAAESV
- the znf131 gene encoding zinc finger protein 131 isoform X1, which translates into the protein MHLVRAIAFDGRVKGLFYSACCGKESKMMAEETEVDSGSEFPAHYKVMLDKLNEQRQLDQFTDITLIVDGHQFRAHKAVLAACSQFFHKFFQDFTQEPLVEIEGVSNSAFRQLMEFTYTATLVVSGQEEVSDVWKAAEYLQMQGAIKALNNRVSDSSNFSPSQPLMGKSNSMKRKISETSNVITETLPSVETEQVEIEVIGEGAIEVEEAGLEEVVDAARNAQQASDDSALALLADITSKYQQGETSLHLVKKEDPEELVYQEETVADSKVLENVEVVEVQISQLDNMFRCNKCDRSFKLYYHLKQHMRAHVISLDKPHVCRHCGKAYTREGALKQHINTFHFEAEELSRGQKPQKKLHTCEYCDKQFDHFGHFKEHLRKHTGEKPYECPDCHERFARNSTLKCHMTACQNGSGAKKGRKKLYECQVCNSVFNCWDLFKDHLVTHTGDKPNHCTMCDLWFTQPQDLQVHFTEAHGVQELIADPNIGITIGTHDEAILLEDSMHVEHVTVEPVDVVAMEQAPLGMEDEVMTEMCEEDVVRLKEAGVEIQVVQVSTGEEGNSEVRVKRSVIVVEKAAESV